One stretch of Pararhizobium qamdonense DNA includes these proteins:
- a CDS encoding AbrB/MazE/SpoVT family DNA-binding domain-containing protein, whose product MRVTEKGQVTIPKNVRSNLGIQPGASVEFVLKGNEAVLRRIEPAQAVVERSVQEFSDHLNRHKGSMNLGGMDGDEFYRLLRD is encoded by the coding sequence ATGCGTGTAACAGAAAAAGGTCAGGTGACCATTCCGAAGAATGTACGGTCGAATCTCGGCATCCAGCCCGGGGCGAGCGTGGAGTTCGTTCTCAAAGGAAACGAGGCGGTGCTGCGCCGTATCGAGCCGGCTCAGGCAGTTGTTGAACGTTCAGTCCAAGAATTTTCCGATCATCTGAACCGTCATAAGGGCTCGATGAATCTGGGCGGCATGGACGGAGATGAATTTTACCGGCTGTTGAGGGACTGA
- a CDS encoding type II toxin-antitoxin system VapC family toxin — protein sequence MATLVDTNVLIDVFHIGSPFEDWSALRLADAKRDGSVVINPLIYAEMAAGFVLASTLDAVLSPSAFQREDLPWEAAHAAGQAFLRYRKSGGDKRSPLPDFYIGAHAAVRGYRILTRDPSRYKLYFPSVELITPETHP from the coding sequence ATGGCGACATTGGTCGATACAAATGTCCTGATCGATGTGTTTCACATAGGCAGTCCGTTTGAAGATTGGTCAGCGCTGCGGTTGGCGGATGCCAAGCGCGACGGCTCGGTTGTCATCAACCCATTGATCTATGCCGAAATGGCCGCAGGCTTTGTGCTTGCGTCAACCCTGGATGCGGTCCTTTCGCCGTCTGCCTTTCAGCGGGAGGATTTGCCATGGGAAGCCGCGCACGCCGCTGGACAGGCGTTTCTACGGTACCGGAAATCAGGCGGGGATAAACGGTCGCCCCTGCCGGATTTTTATATTGGCGCCCATGCGGCCGTGCGTGGCTACCGAATTTTGACCCGCGATCCCTCGCGATACAAACTCTATTTCCCCTCCGTCGAACTGATCACGCCGGAAACTCATCCATGA
- the ruvA gene encoding Holliday junction branch migration protein RuvA: MIGKLKGTIDEIGDDHVVVDVHGVGYVAHCSSRTLSKIGSSGEAVVLFIETYVREDQLRLFGFLSALEREWFRLLQSVQGVGSKVALAVLSVLTPGELANAIALQDKTAVSRAPGVGPKVAVRIVTELKNKAPAFAGEAGANIGLKQELGEGVASAPVSDAVSALSNLGYSRDQAANAVAAALKNGGEGLDSAKLIRLGLKELAR; the protein is encoded by the coding sequence ATGATCGGCAAGCTCAAGGGAACGATCGACGAGATCGGTGACGACCATGTCGTGGTGGATGTGCATGGGGTCGGCTATGTCGCCCATTGCTCGTCAAGGACACTGTCGAAGATCGGGTCGTCCGGTGAGGCCGTCGTGCTGTTCATCGAGACCTATGTCCGCGAAGACCAGTTGCGGCTGTTCGGCTTCCTGTCGGCGCTGGAGCGGGAATGGTTCCGGTTGCTGCAGAGCGTGCAGGGTGTTGGCTCCAAGGTGGCGCTTGCGGTTCTCTCCGTGTTGACGCCGGGCGAACTGGCCAATGCCATCGCATTGCAGGACAAGACCGCCGTCTCGCGCGCACCGGGGGTTGGCCCGAAGGTTGCCGTGCGCATCGTCACCGAACTCAAAAACAAGGCACCGGCCTTTGCAGGTGAGGCAGGCGCCAATATCGGATTGAAGCAGGAGCTTGGCGAAGGCGTCGCCTCTGCGCCGGTGTCGGATGCGGTGTCGGCGCTCAGCAATCTCGGTTACTCGCGCGACCAGGCTGCCAATGCGGTCGCGGCGGCGTTGAAGAATGGCGGCGAGGGGCTGGATAGTGCGAAGCTCATCCGCTTGGGGTTGAAGGAACTGGCGCGATAG
- a CDS encoding AbrB/MazE/SpoVT family DNA-binding domain-containing protein yields MTVPKAVRDALNIKPGDKCYVWVRDGEMIVIPRNKSFADLAGILGKPPYGAGATIDDLSEAAAGGASEHVVGSMRPADAE; encoded by the coding sequence ATGACCGTACCGAAGGCGGTGCGTGACGCGCTGAACATCAAGCCCGGCGATAAATGCTATGTGTGGGTGCGCGACGGTGAAATGATCGTTATTCCCCGCAACAAGAGTTTTGCCGACTTGGCCGGCATATTGGGCAAGCCGCCATACGGAGCAGGTGCGACGATTGACGATTTGTCGGAAGCAGCAGCCGGCGGAGCATCCGAACATGTGGTAGGTTCCATGCGGCCGGCAGACGCTGAGTGA
- a CDS encoding PIN domain-containing protein — translation MARIGVDTNILVRLFVKDDAKQYASVARLVSTLEDGDVFFINIVVLIETLWTLSRQYGYQKPQLLALAQALLERSDLEIDQYEIVGNAITISRLLGADISDALIGELNRLSDCAHTITFDAKAAKTVPGMELLA, via the coding sequence ATGGCGCGCATCGGCGTGGATACCAACATTCTGGTGCGTCTCTTTGTGAAGGATGATGCCAAGCAATATGCGTCCGTTGCGCGATTGGTCTCGACGCTTGAGGATGGCGATGTATTTTTCATCAATATCGTCGTGCTGATTGAGACGTTGTGGACACTGAGCAGACAATACGGCTACCAGAAGCCTCAGCTTTTGGCACTGGCCCAGGCGCTTCTGGAGCGGAGCGATCTGGAAATTGACCAATACGAAATCGTCGGCAATGCAATCACTATATCGAGACTTTTGGGCGCAGATATATCCGATGCGCTGATTGGTGAATTGAACCGGCTTTCGGACTGCGCACACACCATCACTTTCGACGCGAAAGCCGCCAAAACAGTCCCCGGAATGGAACTTCTCGCATGA
- the ruvB gene encoding Holliday junction branch migration DNA helicase RuvB — MTDAARLITPEKRGEDLDTTLRPQSLDEFTGQAEARANLKVFIEAAKNRGEALDHVLFVGPPGLGKTTLAQIMAKELGVNFRSTSGPVIAKAGDLAALLTNLEDRDVLFIDEIHRLNPAVEEILYPAMEDFQLDLIIGEGPAARSVKIDLSKFTLVAATTRLGLLTTPLRDRFGIPVRLNFYTVEELESIVRRGARLMGLGITDDGAREIARRARGTPRIAGRLLRRVRDFAEVAKAEAVTKQIADEALTRLLVDNMGLDQLDKRYLTMIALNFGGGPVGIETIAAGLSEPRDAIEDIIEPYMIQQGFIQRTPRGRILTANAWKHLGLQVPKDLEATQFRLFQEDD; from the coding sequence ATGACCGATGCCGCACGTTTGATCACACCGGAAAAGCGCGGCGAGGACCTCGATACGACGTTGCGGCCGCAATCGCTGGACGAGTTTACCGGCCAGGCGGAAGCGCGTGCCAATCTGAAAGTGTTCATCGAGGCGGCGAAGAATAGGGGCGAGGCGCTGGATCATGTGTTGTTCGTTGGCCCGCCCGGCCTGGGCAAGACCACGCTGGCGCAGATCATGGCCAAGGAACTCGGTGTCAATTTCCGGTCGACATCCGGCCCGGTAATCGCCAAGGCGGGGGATCTTGCAGCACTTTTGACCAATCTCGAGGATCGCGATGTGCTGTTCATCGATGAAATCCACCGGTTGAACCCGGCCGTAGAAGAAATTCTCTATCCGGCGATGGAGGATTTCCAGCTGGATCTGATCATCGGCGAGGGACCGGCAGCACGGTCGGTGAAGATCGACCTGTCGAAATTCACGCTGGTTGCGGCCACCACAAGGCTCGGGCTTTTGACGACGCCGTTGCGTGATCGCTTCGGCATCCCGGTGCGGCTGAATTTTTATACGGTGGAGGAACTGGAATCGATCGTTCGCCGTGGCGCCCGGTTGATGGGGCTTGGTATTACTGATGACGGCGCGCGCGAAATTGCCCGCCGTGCGCGCGGCACGCCGCGGATTGCCGGGCGGCTTTTACGCCGGGTGCGGGATTTCGCAGAGGTGGCAAAGGCCGAAGCCGTCACCAAGCAGATTGCCGACGAGGCGCTGACGCGGCTTCTGGTCGATAATATGGGCCTTGATCAACTCGACAAGCGCTACCTTACGATGATCGCGCTCAATTTCGGTGGCGGCCCGGTCGGGATCGAGACCATTGCGGCGGGGCTGTCGGAGCCGCGCGATGCGATCGAGGATATTATCGAGCCCTATATGATCCAGCAGGGCTTCATCCAGCGCACGCCGCGCGGGCGTATTTTAACTGCAAACGCCTGGAAACACCTCGGACTGCAGGTGCCGAAGGATCTGGAAGCCACGCAGTTCCGTCTGTTCCAAGAGGATGATTGA
- a CDS encoding metallophosphoesterase, producing the protein MLTRRGFVRTLGALLLSGVASGAYAVGIEPVGRPRIVRYHLMPENWPAGLKLRLVILADIHACRPFMSPRRIGDICAQANALNGDMILLLGDFLSGMRMGGHRVTSSEWAGELARLAAPLGVHAVMGNHDWIDDPDAMIAGAGPTIVHKALASINVPVYENRATRFEKDGQGFWLAGLADQIGPRIGLDDLPGTLAQVTDEAPVILMAHEPDVFPEVPDRVAVTLSGHTHGGQIRLFGYSPVVPSRFRNRYAYGHVVEDGRNLIVSGGLGCSIMPVRFGSPPEIVIVELG; encoded by the coding sequence GTGTTGACGCGGCGCGGTTTTGTGCGAACGCTCGGCGCGCTGTTGTTGTCGGGCGTGGCGTCCGGTGCCTATGCCGTGGGAATAGAGCCTGTGGGACGGCCGCGCATCGTTCGCTACCATCTGATGCCGGAGAATTGGCCGGCCGGGCTGAAGCTGCGGCTGGTGATCCTGGCTGATATCCATGCCTGCAGACCGTTTATGTCTCCCCGCCGGATCGGCGATATCTGTGCGCAGGCGAATGCGCTGAATGGCGACATGATCCTCCTGTTGGGCGATTTTCTGTCGGGAATGCGGATGGGAGGTCACCGGGTCACCTCAAGCGAATGGGCAGGCGAGCTTGCCCGCCTTGCAGCGCCTCTTGGCGTTCACGCGGTGATGGGAAACCATGATTGGATCGACGACCCCGACGCGATGATCGCGGGCGCGGGGCCGACGATCGTGCATAAGGCGCTGGCCTCGATCAACGTGCCAGTGTACGAGAACCGGGCGACCCGTTTTGAGAAGGATGGCCAAGGGTTTTGGCTGGCGGGCCTTGCCGATCAGATCGGACCGCGCATCGGCCTTGACGATCTGCCGGGAACCCTGGCGCAGGTCACGGACGAGGCGCCCGTTATCCTGATGGCGCATGAGCCGGACGTTTTTCCAGAGGTGCCGGACAGGGTGGCCGTGACTCTGTCGGGGCATACGCATGGCGGGCAGATCCGTCTGTTCGGCTACTCGCCTGTCGTACCATCGCGCTTCCGTAACCGTTACGCCTACGGCCATGTGGTGGAAGACGGCCGCAATCTGATCGTTTCGGGCGGGCTCGGCTGCTCGATCATGCCAGTCCGCTTCGGCTCACCGCCGGAAATCGTTATTGTCGAACTCGGATAG
- a CDS encoding NUDIX hydrolase, protein MPKRKMIRMDGPQGKRFNFRIAGLGFRDGNVLVHRATHENFWTFPGGRAEIGETSVETLKREMIEELGVEVRVGRMLWTVENFFRYEDRDYHEIGFYYEMEIPEHFPFHQSEIVHRLRDGRSDLEFKWVKATRAALTALDIPPYFIAEQIEHLPPSPVHIIWDDGNPER, encoded by the coding sequence ATGCCCAAACGCAAGATGATCCGGATGGATGGACCGCAGGGAAAACGGTTCAATTTCCGCATCGCCGGGCTTGGGTTTCGCGATGGCAATGTTCTGGTGCATCGGGCAACACATGAGAATTTCTGGACGTTCCCGGGTGGGCGAGCCGAGATCGGCGAGACCTCGGTGGAAACGCTGAAGCGCGAGATGATCGAGGAACTGGGCGTCGAGGTCCGCGTTGGCCGCATGCTCTGGACGGTAGAAAACTTCTTCCGCTACGAGGACCGGGACTATCATGAGATCGGTTTCTATTACGAAATGGAAATCCCGGAACATTTTCCCTTTCATCAAAGCGAGATCGTTCATCGCCTGCGGGATGGCAGGAGCGATCTTGAATTCAAATGGGTAAAGGCGACCAGAGCAGCGCTGACGGCGCTCGATATTCCGCCCTATTTCATCGCCGAACAGATTGAGCACCTGCCGCCGTCGCCGGTCCATATCATCTGGGATGACGGTAATCCTGAACGGTAG
- a CDS encoding NAD-dependent epimerase/dehydratase family protein, with protein sequence MTRVLVSGGTGYAGRFIVEHLLANGYKVTVGGRTAPEPGFFSKDVAFVPLRLDPDADQIEAFDHVYYFVHAAFDHLPGYYRGGEGDDPQGFRRANLDGTVRLFETARDAGVRRCVFLSSRAAYGPQPPGTVLKEDMHGKPDTLYGEVKLQAERSLLSLCGHGFVTASLRATGIYGPAGAGQRQKWAGLFEDYLAGKPVPVRDSTEVHGDDVARAVRLMLETDTVQINGETFNVSDLSTDTHEILSILQHLAHCPHPLPPAGDQAALNPMGTCKIEALGWKPGGLELLRETIGQLV encoded by the coding sequence ATGACACGCGTTCTCGTTTCCGGCGGCACCGGCTATGCCGGCCGCTTCATTGTCGAGCACCTGCTGGCCAATGGCTACAAAGTCACCGTCGGCGGCCGCACCGCGCCGGAGCCTGGTTTCTTCTCAAAGGATGTCGCCTTCGTGCCCCTGCGGCTCGATCCCGATGCTGACCAGATCGAGGCTTTCGATCACGTCTATTATTTCGTCCATGCCGCCTTCGATCACCTTCCCGGATACTACCGGGGCGGTGAAGGCGACGATCCGCAAGGGTTCCGCCGCGCCAATCTCGACGGCACGGTGCGGCTTTTTGAGACTGCCCGCGATGCCGGCGTGCGCCGCTGCGTTTTCCTCTCCAGCCGCGCCGCCTACGGACCGCAACCGCCTGGAACGGTTCTGAAAGAGGATATGCACGGCAAGCCTGATACGCTTTATGGCGAGGTCAAGCTGCAGGCCGAGCGCAGTCTCTTGTCCCTCTGCGGCCACGGCTTCGTTACCGCAAGCCTGCGCGCAACCGGCATCTATGGCCCCGCAGGCGCCGGACAGCGGCAGAAATGGGCGGGACTTTTCGAGGACTATCTTGCCGGCAAGCCTGTTCCGGTCAGGGACAGCACCGAAGTCCATGGCGACGACGTCGCCCGCGCCGTGCGGCTGATGCTGGAAACAGACACCGTGCAGATCAACGGCGAAACCTTCAACGTCTCCGATCTCTCGACCGACACCCATGAAATCCTGTCGATCCTCCAGCACCTCGCGCACTGTCCGCACCCTCTGCCGCCCGCCGGCGATCAGGCGGCGTTAAACCCGATGGGCACCTGCAAGATTGAGGCACTGGGCTGGAAGCCGGGCGGCCTGGAGCTGCTGCGGGAAACGATAGGGCAGTTGGTTTAG
- a CDS encoding glycosyltransferase codes for MTQPGIASNGIAPSGSAGSRHAFVTLVTNADYAMGATALARSIRRTGAQADIVVLHTGGVPEYALAPLAQFGCRFAATELLPLSDAFNARHARTSLHSAAPFTKGRKPDFHSPLDNFCKLRLWQLTEYEHCIFIDADALVLKNIDRYFGYPEFSAAPNVYESLADFHRLNSGVFVATPSLQTFENMLAKLDTPDAFWPRTDQTFLQNFFTDWHGLPVTMNMLQYVWLNMPDLWDWPSIGVLHYQYEKPWEKDHPKAERLRPLINLWHAFLTGDAIPEIAALPKPAKPNPGKPNPDISGPK; via the coding sequence ATGACGCAGCCAGGAATTGCTTCCAATGGCATCGCGCCTTCCGGCTCTGCCGGATCGCGGCACGCCTTCGTGACGCTGGTGACGAATGCGGATTATGCGATGGGCGCAACCGCACTTGCCCGTTCAATCCGACGAACCGGGGCGCAAGCCGATATCGTCGTTCTGCACACGGGCGGCGTCCCAGAATACGCGCTGGCGCCGCTCGCGCAGTTCGGCTGCCGTTTCGCCGCGACCGAATTGCTGCCACTCTCGGACGCTTTCAACGCGCGGCATGCCCGGACGTCGCTGCACAGCGCAGCCCCTTTTACCAAGGGTCGCAAACCTGACTTTCACTCGCCACTCGACAATTTCTGCAAGCTGAGACTGTGGCAGCTGACCGAATATGAGCACTGCATCTTCATCGATGCCGATGCGCTGGTCTTGAAAAACATCGACCGCTATTTCGGCTATCCGGAATTTTCGGCGGCACCCAATGTCTATGAAAGCCTTGCCGATTTTCACCGGCTGAACTCCGGGGTCTTCGTTGCAACACCGAGCCTTCAGACATTCGAAAACATGCTGGCAAAGCTCGATACACCCGATGCCTTCTGGCCACGCACCGACCAGACATTTCTGCAGAATTTTTTCACAGATTGGCATGGCCTGCCTGTCACGATGAATATGCTGCAATATGTCTGGCTCAACATGCCGGACCTTTGGGATTGGCCATCGATCGGCGTGCTGCATTACCAATATGAAAAACCGTGGGAAAAGGATCATCCCAAAGCCGAAAGACTGCGACCGCTGATCAATCTCTGGCATGCTTTCCTGACCGGCGACGCTATCCCGGAGATTGCCGCATTGCCAAAACCGGCCAAGCCCAATCCCGGTAAGCCCAATCCGGACATATCAGGCCCGAAGTGA
- a CDS encoding NAD-dependent epimerase/dehydratase family protein, with amino-acid sequence MKIAVLGGDGFVGWPTALHLSDAGHDIHILDNLSRRWIDTELGVQSLTPMDSIQERTRIWHAQTGRRIHFHLIDLARDYELLKNWLAENRPDAVIHFAEQRAAPYSMKSDRHKNYTVNNNVNATHNLLNAMVEIGLDAHLVHLGTMGVYGYSTVGAAIPEGYLPVGIETESGETAKQDILYPANPGSIYHMTKCLDQLLFQFYAKNDALRITDLHQGIVWGTHTEQTRRHEQLINRFDYDGDYGTVLNRFLIQAAIGYPLTVHGTGGQTRAFIHIQDSVRCIELALKNPPQRGARVEIFNQMTETHRVRDLAEMIAGLTGSEIAWLPNPRKEAAENDLVVRNEKFRQLGLNPITLQDGLLEEIVDVGKKYAYRVDRSRVPAVSAWTKDIAAKINHDPEGRRLKSVS; translated from the coding sequence ATGAAAATTGCAGTCCTTGGCGGTGACGGCTTTGTCGGTTGGCCGACAGCCCTGCATCTGTCCGATGCCGGACATGACATCCACATTCTCGACAACCTGTCCCGCCGCTGGATCGATACCGAGCTTGGGGTCCAGTCGTTAACCCCCATGGACAGCATTCAGGAACGCACGCGCATCTGGCATGCGCAGACCGGACGGCGTATCCATTTTCACCTGATCGATCTCGCCCGCGACTATGAGCTCTTGAAAAACTGGCTTGCGGAAAACCGCCCGGACGCCGTCATCCATTTCGCCGAGCAGCGGGCCGCACCCTATTCGATGAAGAGCGACCGTCACAAGAATTACACGGTCAACAACAACGTCAATGCCACCCATAACCTGTTGAACGCCATGGTCGAGATCGGCCTCGATGCGCATCTGGTCCATCTTGGTACCATGGGCGTCTATGGATATTCCACCGTCGGCGCGGCGATCCCGGAAGGCTATCTTCCGGTGGGCATCGAAACCGAAAGCGGGGAAACGGCAAAGCAGGATATCCTCTACCCCGCCAATCCCGGCTCGATCTACCACATGACCAAATGTCTCGATCAGCTGCTGTTCCAGTTTTACGCCAAGAATGACGCGCTGCGGATCACCGACCTGCACCAGGGCATCGTCTGGGGCACCCATACCGAACAGACCCGCCGCCATGAACAGTTGATCAACCGCTTCGATTATGATGGCGACTATGGCACTGTGCTCAACCGCTTCCTCATTCAGGCGGCGATCGGATATCCGCTGACCGTGCATGGTACCGGCGGCCAGACGCGCGCCTTCATTCACATCCAGGATTCGGTCCGCTGCATCGAGCTGGCGCTGAAAAACCCGCCGCAGCGCGGCGCCCGCGTCGAGATCTTCAACCAGATGACCGAAACGCACCGGGTCCGCGATCTCGCCGAAATGATCGCCGGCCTTACCGGTTCCGAGATTGCCTGGCTGCCCAATCCGCGCAAGGAAGCGGCCGAAAACGATCTGGTCGTGCGCAACGAAAAATTCCGCCAGCTGGGCCTCAATCCGATCACGCTGCAGGACGGTCTGCTGGAAGAAATCGTCGATGTCGGCAAGAAATACGCCTACCGCGTCGATCGCAGCCGCGTGCCGGCCGTTTCCGCCTGGACCAAGGACATCGCCGCCAAGATTAATCATGATCCGGAAGGAAGAAGGCTGAAATCGGTTTCATGA
- the ybgC gene encoding tol-pal system-associated acyl-CoA thioesterase, with product MTLIALSGELTDAGHRLLQRVYYEDTDFSGVVYHARYLHFMERARTDYLRLLGVEQATLAIAGDSEGLVFVVHRMEIDFKQPARMDDILTITTATEKAGGAKMVLAQEIRREGTLLIAAKVIIAVINGQGRPRRLPEALGKRFLGES from the coding sequence ATGACTTTGATTGCGCTTTCCGGCGAGCTGACGGATGCCGGACACCGGCTGCTACAGCGTGTCTACTACGAGGACACCGATTTTTCCGGCGTCGTCTACCACGCCCGGTACCTGCATTTCATGGAGCGGGCGCGCACGGATTACCTGCGGCTCCTGGGTGTCGAGCAGGCGACGCTGGCAATCGCGGGGGATAGCGAAGGCCTGGTCTTCGTCGTCCACCGGATGGAGATCGATTTCAAGCAGCCGGCGCGCATGGACGATATCCTGACGATCACCACGGCGACGGAAAAGGCGGGAGGTGCCAAAATGGTGCTCGCCCAGGAAATCCGCCGGGAGGGTACGCTGTTGATCGCAGCCAAGGTGATCATCGCCGTCATCAACGGGCAGGGCCGTCCGCGCCGGTTGCCGGAGGCGCTCGGCAAGAGGTTTCTTGGGGAAAGCTGA